The following proteins are encoded in a genomic region of Hippopotamus amphibius kiboko isolate mHipAmp2 chromosome 8, mHipAmp2.hap2, whole genome shotgun sequence:
- the TMEM119 gene encoding transmembrane protein 119 — protein sequence MVCTVAPSLTVSLLLLLRVLPTASYSVSFLEDTGGSGEAEGASASSPSLPPPRTPALSLTSVGPQPTPLAGPKPPTNFLDGIVDFFRQYVMLIAVVGSLVFLLMFIVCAALITRQKHKASAYYPSSFPKKKYVDQSDRAGGPRTFSEVPDRAPDGRPEEALDSSQQLQADILAATQNLKSPARAAPGGGEGARMMEGKSEEEEKGSREVDQEAQGCEVPAEKPEVPPEEPCSEEVNGALAAAEGQGEPEAAPSLAQEAGGPDGPPENPCACGSVPPGI from the coding sequence ATGGTTTGCACGGTGGCCCCCAGCCTCACCGTGtctctgctgctgctcctgcgGGTCCTGCCCACGGCGTCCTACTCCGTGTCCTTCCTGGAGGACACGGGGGGCAGCGGGGAGGCCGAGGGCGCGTCGGCCTCCTCCCCGAGCCTCCCGCCGCCCCGGACCCCGGCCCTCAGCCTCACATCAGTGGGGCCCCAGCCCACGCCCCTGGCGGGCCCCAAGCCCCCCACCAACTTCCTGGATGGCATCGTGGATTTCTTCCGCCAGTACGTGATGCTCATCGCGGTGGTGGGCTCCCTGGTGTTCCTGCTGATGTTCATTGTCTGTGCTGCCCTCATCACCCGCCAGAAGCACAAGGCCTCTGCCTACTACCCCTCGTCTTTCCCCAAGAAGAAGTACGTGGACCAGAGTGACCGGGCCGGGGGCCCCCGAACCTTCAGCGAGGTCCCCGACCGGGCCCCTGACGGCCGGCCCGAGGAGGCCCTGGATTCCTCCCAGCAGCTGCAGGCTGACATCCTCGCCGCCACCCAGAACCTCAAGTCTCCTGCCAGGGCCGCCCCAGGCGGTGGAGAAGGAGCCAGGATGATGGAGGGCAagtcagaggaagaggagaaaggcagcCGGGAGGTGGACCAGGAAGCTCAGGGATGTGAGGTCCCAGCAGAGAAACCAGAGGTGCCACCGGAGGAGCCCTGCTCAGAGGAGGTGAACGGGGCTCTGGCAGCTGCTGAAGGTCAAGGGGAGCCAGAGGCGGCTCCCTCATTAGCCCAAGAGGCCGGCGGCCCAGATGGTCCCCCCGAAAACCCTTGTGCTTGCGGCAGTGTCCCCCCTGGCATTTAA